Within the Miscanthus floridulus cultivar M001 chromosome 2, ASM1932011v1, whole genome shotgun sequence genome, the region AGTTATGCCATTAGCACCAAATTTGCAGCCAGCATGGTTCCCTTTTGTGACCGTAGTaagtattaatattttcttatattccATTTAGTGTATATTCTATTTTATCTTAACACACTTTTGTAATTTACCTTAGATGATTGAGCCGATTAGATGACTCAAAGATACACTCTGGTTTCTCGGCATTACACTCATTTTTAATGTAGTGGTCTTTCTTATTTACTTTATGCCATGTATTTACTTACTTTCCACATTGCCTTTGAGTGCTTATCTCTTGTAATGGAATAGTTGATTTAAGCTATTGTTAGTGTCACTGCTTATGGGTTATACTTAGATCACAATGATAAAAAATGTGGATATACTTTGTTCTATTTTCTCAAGATTGTTTTTATCTACAATTGCGATAGAGATAGTCTTTTCTCTTACCTTGTTATAAGTAATGGAATAGTTCCATCTCATAAACCTCTTGATCTCAACTTGTCCTCCCGTCTTTCTATTGCTCTTCTAGTCTTCTATTTATTTCAGGTGTGGAGATACCTTTGTTAGTCATGATTGAGACTGATATATTTATCACGTACCTCCATTTTGGTTTAGCTTGCATTTTAATTACTCCGTTTGTTTGTTATCAATATCCTTTAACCATTGCTTCATTGAGAAAAAAATACATTACCCTAGAATACTTCTTAGGTAAAATACTATAAGGGGTCGTTTGgatctttttgtttggagatatTAAAATCTACTCAATAAATTAGACTACTTGGCttagaatttgacattccaccactTTCCAAAGCTCACATATAAggctatctcaaattcatagtgtGGGAGATAGAAattcattctatatatcatcattCTACGTTTCTACTCTGCAACTTATAACACGTTCTTTAACTCTCTCCCCTATGCTCTCTcgtatagccaacaataatatacaaatataatccatataaAACCAttttagcttaattaatatgtgtctaaattaggattattaaaatgaatttaattcaaggatccaaacggggcctaatGTTGTTCCATACGCTTGTGGATTTATTCATAGTATAAGAAATGCCGACATTGACCCATCTACTTATTAAATTCCTATTTTCATCTTTACGTTTTTCTTATTGTTTACTCATCGTTCATCCACATGTTCAGTCCATATCTGTGACCAATTACTTATCTAAAAATAATGAGTAATCATACGTTGGTTTTCAGAACAAAATCGTTTTAGAAGGGAAAATTGGGTTTACTAAATGCACTTTTCCTATTTTACTAATTTATTTAAGATTCTGACCAACTGAGCAAGCACTGAGTGCAAACAAAGAAATTTTGGAAGCGatagtttttatttatttccACATAAATTTTCAGAGAAGCATCTTTTTTTCTAGGCAACACAATTGCTTTGTTTGAACCCTTAAAATTTTGACTCGTTTAACTCGCTGCCCACAGTGAAACCTGCCTTTTTCCCTGCTCATACAACTTGAATTGAGGTTATTTATTTTTGGAAGGTGACACATCAGGTATTTATACACAAGCTGGATGAACAACTTTTTTTCCCGAATAGTAAAATTgaattattttgttttcatttcaaGGCATCAGTTTtgccttgtttttttttcttgagaAGACGCAAGATAATATAATTCGCCACTGAACTAAAATCTCCTATACAACTAAAAAGAtcaaagtgtggatattttttggtacaacatttgttttggttcatcCGTCTGTCCatgcctgcgatcccacgacatcttaattactgattgatcgtgccattctccttgattgaatattgtctgtcatgtgatagaggaatcacggcaaaatagaaagtagaaaattattgtgctatccatatacacattatatgtttgcatgcaccagcatacatgacaACGAGCAAaatgaaagagaattaacacagaaggaaagagaattaagacaaaatgaATCTCTTTGCATTTCTAATAACCTTGTAAAATCTGTCTATatttaattactttccctctttgcatttgcaaaagggacagctttttcctcctttcatttggtttcatgctcacgtgttccatcgccctcacTTGCtatttcttgcgtgaaccatagttgatgtcatctgtcttctaTGGCTCAGCCTCCTAATtccaagagaaggtccctacctctccctgactaGAGATCTGGCatgccagaggatctcctcgagtccatcgggcagcgtctcgcgttaggccacgacgcggcgttcttccgatccgcttgctccccatggcgcgccgccgtCCCATTCGCGACCTTTGTGCCActcctgctgctcccgttcgaccccgaCTCGGACCGCGTCGACTTCTACTGCGTCCcagagaagaaggtcttgtccaagacgctgcccgatgTGCGCGGCAAGGTGGTGTgtggctcctcgtgtgggtgggTGGCGCTCATGGATGAGGCGGCGTCCGTGACGCTACTGAATCCATTCGCTGGTGCCCGTGCTCGtgccccccgcgttgagctccTGCCAGCAGGTGAACACATCGCGTCGGCGTCCTCATCAGAAtgcgtgtctagggtccacggcgGGTGGGTCCTCCATCACACCAACGGCTACAGGGACGCAAATGCCacaggcagagccatcaagcaagaagacatgagggacgtgtttttccatgagatcgtgctctcggcaCCGCCTGATGCCGACGGCCATGagtgcatggccatggccatgcttgggtgctccacggaggtcacGTTCTATCGGGTTGAAATCGACAGTGCATGGACGCTGCTggacaccaaactggagttctccaTGGGGTCCATCGTTCATTGCCAAGAtaagttcttggcgatcgactgcactaGAGAAATCTCTGTCTGCAGCAGCAACGCTGCCGacgctactccaaccgcgacACTACTaccatcgctgtcgccacctgcggggctctACCACCGTAGCTACCTGGAATCAAAtggtgagctgcacattgtgggtgccatggtgagcacatTCCATGAGACatagagcttcacctacagcagcgcgatctacaagtgcaacctctaCGACCGTACACCgaa harbors:
- the LOC136536999 gene encoding uncharacterized protein; protein product: MPEDLLESIGQRLALGHDAAFFRSACSPWRAAVPFATFVPLLLLPFDPDSDRVDFYCVPEKKVLSKTLPDVRGKVVCGSSCGWVALMDEAASVTLLNPFAGARARAPRVELLPAGEHIASASSSECVSRVHGGWVLHHTNGYRDANATGRAIKQEDMRDVFFHEIVLSAPPDADGHECMAMAMLGCSTEVTFYRVEIDSAWTLLDTKLEFSMGSIVHCQDKFLAIDCTREISVCSSNAADATPTATLLPSLSPPAGLYHRSYLESNGELHIVGAMVSTFHET